The following coding sequences are from one Frigoribacterium sp. Leaf415 window:
- a CDS encoding peptidoglycan-binding domain-containing protein: MTRPRSVAVAAVCGVALVAAGACLAVGLAPVEPPSVLATAMPGDTAPATPSSFDDGRKVQVSFVSGDPVGVTSPVGGVLTRRPCTPGGSLDSGTVVAHVDERPLLGLHTSVPLYRDLQLGDRGADVRALQDELTRLGHPVGSDGRLGAGTARAVAALLKGAGITRPDAPLVLPLDQVVRLPRVTTPVTRCADLGSVVRPGDELASAPATVSAVRLSSMPTDLAPGARDLSVLGATGPMTDESGSTDPTFLAALAGAEGFDDLVATADDAIPATLVLREPIPVLQVPAASVRTGDTPGTGCLALPSSTVPVDIVGSTLGASLVRLPEGTEPPTEVSLRVDDRRASCG; encoded by the coding sequence GTGACACGGCCCCGTTCCGTCGCCGTCGCGGCGGTGTGCGGGGTCGCGCTCGTCGCGGCGGGGGCCTGCCTCGCGGTCGGGCTGGCACCGGTCGAACCGCCGTCGGTGCTCGCCACGGCGATGCCCGGCGACACGGCGCCGGCGACACCCAGCTCGTTCGACGACGGTCGCAAGGTGCAGGTCTCGTTCGTCAGCGGCGACCCCGTCGGCGTGACGAGCCCCGTCGGCGGGGTCCTCACCCGACGCCCCTGCACACCGGGCGGCAGCCTCGACTCGGGCACGGTCGTGGCCCACGTCGACGAACGGCCGCTGCTCGGCCTGCACACGAGCGTGCCGCTCTACCGCGACCTGCAGCTCGGCGACCGCGGCGCCGACGTCCGCGCCCTCCAAGACGAACTGACGAGGCTCGGACACCCCGTCGGCAGCGACGGCCGTCTCGGCGCCGGCACCGCCCGCGCCGTGGCGGCACTGCTGAAGGGAGCGGGCATCACCCGTCCTGACGCGCCGCTCGTCCTCCCTCTCGACCAGGTCGTCCGCCTCCCCCGCGTCACGACACCGGTCACCCGCTGCGCCGACCTCGGCTCCGTCGTCCGGCCCGGCGACGAACTCGCGTCCGCACCCGCGACGGTCAGCGCCGTCCGGCTCTCGTCGATGCCGACCGACCTCGCTCCCGGGGCGAGGGACCTCTCCGTGCTCGGCGCCACGGGACCGATGACCGACGAGTCCGGCAGCACCGACCCCACCTTCCTCGCCGCCCTCGCGGGTGCCGAGGGTTTCGACGACCTCGTCGCCACAGCGGACGACGCCATCCCCGCCACCCTCGTGCTGCGCGAGCCGATCCCGGTCCTCCAGGTCCCCGCCGCCTCCGTCAGAACGGGCGACACTCCCGGGACGGGATGCCTCGCCCTGCCGAGCAGCACCGTCCCGGTCGACATCGTGGGCTCGACCCTCGGCGCCTCGCTCGTCCGGCTGCCCGAGGGCACCGAGCCACCGACGGAGGTGAGCCTCCGTGTCGACGACCGCCGCGCCTCCTGCGGGTGA
- a CDS encoding SRPBCC family protein, with amino-acid sequence MSTTHRFIEASPHDVFDVLSDGWLFPSWVVGSARIREVDLTWPSVEATIHHSFGVWPLVIDDVTTILEWDPPVRAVFHAKGWPMGEARVEIDVRNRMGGCFVTMTEYAVAGPGRLVPKPLMDPPLHWRNKEALQRLAWLAEGRVTDRVSPS; translated from the coding sequence ATGAGCACCACGCACCGCTTCATCGAGGCCTCGCCCCACGACGTCTTCGACGTGCTGAGCGACGGATGGCTCTTCCCGAGCTGGGTCGTCGGCTCGGCGCGCATCCGCGAGGTCGACCTGACCTGGCCGAGCGTCGAGGCCACCATCCACCACTCGTTCGGCGTCTGGCCGCTGGTCATCGACGACGTGACGACGATCCTCGAGTGGGACCCTCCGGTCCGCGCCGTGTTCCACGCCAAGGGCTGGCCGATGGGCGAGGCCCGGGTCGAGATCGACGTCCGCAACCGCATGGGCGGCTGCTTCGTCACGATGACCGAGTACGCCGTCGCCGGCCCCGGCCGCCTGGTGCCGAAACCCCTCATGGACCCTCCGCTGCACTGGCGCAACAAAGAGGCGCTGCAGCGTCTCGCCTGGCTGGCCGAAGGACGCGTCACGGACCGCGTCTCGCCCAGCTGA
- a CDS encoding DUF3054 domain-containing protein, which translates to MTRPTPTATTTTRRRDAGQARWSIVVDLVAVLAFVVIGRRSHAEGLDLPGLLGTLWPFVVGAVVGWVSVAGVRWPLSVLRSGAVVWVSTAVIGLLLRVVAGQGVQLSFVIVTIVVLGVFLVGWRAVLALVRRVRGSRS; encoded by the coding sequence ATGACCCGCCCCACCCCGACCGCGACCACGACGACCCGGCGACGCGACGCCGGTCAGGCCCGGTGGTCGATCGTCGTCGACCTCGTCGCCGTCCTGGCCTTCGTGGTGATCGGGCGTCGCAGTCACGCCGAGGGGCTCGACCTGCCGGGGCTGCTCGGCACCCTCTGGCCGTTCGTCGTCGGCGCGGTCGTCGGCTGGGTGAGCGTGGCGGGCGTCCGCTGGCCGCTGTCGGTCCTCCGGTCGGGCGCGGTCGTCTGGGTCTCGACCGCCGTGATCGGGCTGCTGCTGCGGGTGGTCGCCGGCCAGGGCGTGCAGCTCAGCTTCGTGATCGTGACGATCGTGGTGCTCGGTGTGTTCCTCGTGGGCTGGCGGGCCGTGCTCGCCCTCGTGCGACGCGTGCGGGGCAGCCGGAGCTGA
- a CDS encoding phytoene desaturase family protein, with product MSAAPEVDAVVVGAGPNGLAAAVVLARAGLRVEVVERADTIGGGARTQEATLPGFRHDICSAVHPMALASGFFQRFQLDRRIELTVPEISYAHPLDGGRAGIAYRDLDRTAEGLGSDGAAWTRLLRGLVEREPRMSKFTMRELVRVPDDPVTLARFGLAALSQSGPWWNAGFTGDEAPAMLAGVMAHAIRPMPSLSTSAAGLVLAVHAHARGWPVPTGGSQSIVDAMADDVRAHGGTITTGVDVTSIDELPTARATIFDTSARALADIAGSRLPDRYERALRRFRYGNAAAKVDFALSGPVPWANEEARRSPTLHLGGTRAEIASGEHDVASGRHARTPYVLVAQAGVVDGTRAPEGQQSLWAYTHVPRGSTVDQTATVIEGIERFAPGFRDTILATHSRTAVELERHDPNYIGGDIASGAPSVWQLAARPTLSTEPWRTPTPGLYLCSSSTPPGPSVHGLGGAYAARSALKHEFGIDRLPHLGVDA from the coding sequence ATGAGCGCCGCGCCCGAGGTCGACGCGGTCGTCGTCGGTGCGGGCCCGAACGGGCTCGCGGCGGCCGTCGTGCTCGCCCGGGCGGGTCTGCGCGTCGAGGTCGTCGAACGCGCGGACACCATCGGCGGAGGTGCCCGGACCCAAGAGGCCACCTTGCCGGGGTTCCGCCACGACATCTGCTCGGCCGTGCATCCGATGGCCCTCGCCTCGGGGTTCTTCCAACGCTTCCAGCTGGACCGCCGCATCGAGTTGACGGTGCCCGAGATCTCGTACGCGCACCCGCTCGACGGCGGTCGGGCCGGCATCGCCTACCGCGACCTCGACCGGACGGCCGAGGGGCTCGGCAGCGACGGGGCCGCCTGGACGCGTCTGCTGCGGGGACTCGTGGAGCGCGAACCCCGCATGTCGAAGTTCACGATGCGCGAGCTCGTCCGGGTGCCGGACGACCCGGTGACCCTCGCCCGCTTCGGCCTGGCCGCCCTCTCGCAGAGCGGCCCCTGGTGGAACGCCGGCTTCACGGGCGACGAGGCCCCCGCCATGCTCGCCGGGGTGATGGCCCACGCGATCCGGCCGATGCCCAGCCTGTCGACCTCGGCCGCGGGGCTCGTCCTGGCCGTCCACGCGCACGCGCGGGGCTGGCCCGTGCCGACCGGTGGCAGCCAGTCGATCGTCGACGCCATGGCCGACGACGTCCGGGCCCACGGGGGCACGATCACGACGGGCGTGGACGTCACGTCGATCGACGAGCTGCCCACGGCGCGGGCGACGATCTTCGACACGAGCGCGCGCGCCCTCGCCGACATCGCGGGCAGTCGTCTGCCCGACCGGTACGAGCGCGCCCTCCGTCGCTTCCGGTACGGCAACGCGGCGGCCAAGGTCGACTTCGCCCTGTCGGGCCCCGTGCCCTGGGCGAACGAGGAGGCCCGGCGCAGCCCGACCCTGCACCTCGGAGGGACGCGCGCCGAGATCGCTTCGGGCGAGCACGACGTCGCGTCCGGTCGACACGCCCGCACGCCCTACGTGCTGGTCGCGCAGGCCGGCGTGGTCGACGGCACGCGGGCGCCCGAGGGGCAGCAGTCGCTCTGGGCCTACACGCACGTGCCCCGCGGCTCGACCGTCGACCAGACCGCGACCGTCATCGAGGGCATCGAGCGCTTCGCCCCGGGATTCCGCGACACGATCCTCGCGACGCACAGCCGGACGGCCGTCGAGCTCGAGCGGCACGACCCGAACTACATCGGAGGCGACATCGCCTCCGGGGCGCCGAGCGTCTGGCAGCTCGCGGCACGACCGACCCTGTCGACCGAGCCGTGGCGCACGCCGACCCCCGGCCTCTACCTCTGCTCGTCGTCCACGCCACCCGGGCCGTCGGTCCACGGTCTCGGCGGGGCCTATGCCGCACGCAGTGCGCTGAAGCACGAGTTCGGCATCGACCGGCTGCCCCACCTCGGCGTCGACGCCTGA
- a CDS encoding DUF7882 family protein — protein sequence MGSLIYGTSGIEVEFEDRVLEHLQIVIATKLRRRESFFFSWRDTQKVGDGRSSIWLDAGIPLYFKYSGGRVPSINREWLTELTASSNSSSGLVLTDEPSLDNSVKRRS from the coding sequence ATGGGATCGCTCATCTACGGCACCTCGGGCATCGAGGTCGAGTTCGAGGACCGCGTGCTCGAACACCTCCAGATCGTCATCGCGACCAAACTGCGCCGACGCGAGTCGTTCTTCTTCTCGTGGCGCGACACGCAGAAGGTCGGCGACGGCCGCAGCAGCATCTGGCTGGACGCCGGCATCCCGCTCTACTTCAAGTACTCCGGTGGTCGCGTGCCGTCCATCAACCGCGAGTGGCTCACCGAGTTGACGGCCTCGTCGAACAGCTCGTCGGGCCTCGTGCTCACCGACGAACCCAGCCTCGACAACAGCGTCAAGCGCCGGAGCTGA
- a CDS encoding ATP-binding cassette domain-containing protein, whose amino-acid sequence MSTTAAPPAGDGTPRPSVTADRIAVRHGRGPELFRDLSFRLAPGEVVAVCGPSGCGKSSLLSVLAGTLAPVAGSVDLTGVARTGWVFQNPWGVPGRSTLDHVVFPLLADGSRRRDAEPVARHTLDRFGLLPLADRPFAQLSGGEAQRLMLARAVATRPDLLLVDEPTAQLDRRSAATVNDRLRAAADDGATVVVATHDPQTRDACTRVIDLGPTDRATGLDAEAGSAPRTVETTP is encoded by the coding sequence GTGTCGACGACCGCCGCGCCTCCTGCGGGTGACGGGACTCCACGGCCGTCGGTCACGGCGGACCGGATCGCCGTCCGACACGGACGGGGGCCCGAGCTCTTCCGCGACCTCAGCTTCCGCCTCGCCCCCGGCGAGGTCGTCGCCGTCTGCGGCCCTTCGGGCTGCGGCAAGTCGTCGCTGCTCTCGGTGCTGGCCGGCACACTGGCCCCCGTGGCCGGCAGCGTCGACCTGACCGGCGTCGCCCGCACCGGCTGGGTGTTCCAGAACCCTTGGGGCGTCCCCGGCCGCAGCACCCTCGACCACGTCGTCTTCCCCTTGCTGGCCGACGGCTCGCGACGTCGCGACGCCGAGCCCGTCGCCCGCCACACCCTCGACCGCTTCGGGCTCCTGCCACTCGCCGACCGGCCGTTCGCCCAGCTCTCCGGCGGCGAAGCGCAACGGCTCATGCTCGCCCGGGCCGTCGCCACCCGACCCGACCTGCTGCTCGTCGACGAGCCCACCGCGCAGCTCGACCGACGGTCCGCCGCGACGGTCAACGACCGCCTGCGGGCCGCGGCCGACGACGGTGCGACGGTCGTCGTCGCCACCCACGACCCGCAGACCCGCGACGCCTGCACCCGGGTGATCGACCTCGGCCCGACCGACCGTGCCACCGGGCTCGACGCCGAGGCAGGGTCGGCACCGCGCACCGTCGAGACGACCCCGTGA
- a CDS encoding DUF3097 domain-containing protein — translation MDDDRYGADVLAGDWKRSSKPAPTPTDAVRDLVVEEVRSGFTGAIVRVEAGTVELEDWKGRVRAFPMTGSFLIDGAPVALRVPRAAPQGRARTASGSFAVEGAKARVARQSRIFVEGRHDAELVEKVWGSDLRVEGVVVEYLEGVDHLADVLRDFRPGPERRVGVLVDHLVPGSKESRVAEGIARSPLGRHVLVVGHPFVDVWQAVKPARLGIDAWPVVPRSVEWKHGVCEAMGWPHEDQADIARAWQHILSRVRSYADLEPSVLGRVEELIDFVTSG, via the coding sequence GTGGATGACGACCGATACGGGGCCGACGTGCTCGCCGGCGACTGGAAGCGATCGTCGAAGCCCGCGCCGACGCCGACCGACGCCGTCCGTGACCTCGTGGTCGAGGAGGTCCGGTCGGGTTTCACCGGAGCGATCGTGCGCGTCGAGGCCGGCACCGTCGAGCTCGAGGACTGGAAGGGCCGGGTGCGGGCCTTTCCGATGACCGGGTCGTTCCTGATCGACGGGGCCCCCGTCGCCCTGCGGGTGCCGCGGGCGGCGCCGCAGGGCCGGGCACGCACGGCCTCCGGCTCGTTCGCCGTCGAGGGGGCGAAGGCCCGGGTCGCCCGTCAGAGCCGCATCTTCGTCGAGGGACGACACGACGCCGAACTGGTCGAGAAGGTCTGGGGCTCCGACCTGCGGGTCGAAGGCGTCGTCGTCGAGTACCTCGAGGGTGTCGACCACCTGGCCGACGTCCTGCGCGACTTCCGGCCGGGGCCCGAGCGACGCGTCGGCGTGCTCGTCGACCACCTCGTGCCGGGCTCGAAAGAGAGCCGCGTCGCCGAGGGCATCGCCCGCAGCCCGCTCGGTCGCCACGTGCTCGTCGTCGGGCACCCGTTCGTCGACGTGTGGCAGGCCGTCAAGCCGGCCCGGCTCGGCATCGACGCCTGGCCCGTCGTGCCCCGCTCGGTCGAGTGGAAGCACGGCGTCTGCGAGGCGATGGGTTGGCCGCACGAGGACCAGGCCGACATCGCCCGGGCCTGGCAGCACATCCTGTCGCGCGTGCGCAGCTACGCCGACCTCGAACCGTCGGTGCTCGGCCGGGTCGAGGAACTGATCGACTTCGTCACGTCGGGCTGA
- a CDS encoding long-chain-fatty-acid--CoA ligase, with protein sequence MTTDSARPWLDSYAPGVPHDLEPVDGSLLDLVEASAARYPRAVALEFFGATTTYSELVDQISRAAEGLRRLGVGHGDTVAIVLPNGPQHVVAFYAVLRLGAIVVEHNPLYTPRELRHQFEDHGAKVAIAWNKVVDTIQAFPDDVAVEHLVSVDVTRAMPFATRAALALPIKKARESRERLTTTVSGTTPWEKVVGSARIKAKHPRPVTDDLAVIQYTSGTTGTPKGAQLTHHNLLSNAAQAQAWVPTIERGTCVVYAVLPMFHAYGLTLCLTFAMSMGARLVLFPAFDPALVLKVMKKHPPTFLPAVPPIYARLQKAALDAGVSLKGVDVAISGAMPLSADVVEPWEAESGGWLVEGYGLSECSPVLMANPVGPTRRAGTVGLPLPGTEVRVVDPENPTVDVPAGERGELIVRGPQVFSGYYRKPKESGEVFVDGDWFRTGDIVTIDDDGFVRIVDRIKELIITGGFNVSPSEVEEVLTRFEGVAEAAVVGLPTPGGEQVAAAIVTKPGAHVDVAALRSFARKHLTPYKVPRRIVVVDDLPRSLIGKVLRRKVRDSLAER encoded by the coding sequence GTGACCACCGACAGCGCTCGTCCCTGGCTCGACTCCTACGCACCCGGCGTGCCGCACGACCTCGAACCGGTCGACGGCTCGCTGCTCGACCTGGTCGAGGCCTCCGCCGCGCGGTATCCGAGGGCGGTGGCGCTCGAGTTCTTCGGGGCGACGACCACCTACTCCGAGCTCGTCGACCAGATCTCGCGGGCGGCCGAGGGGCTGCGCAGGCTCGGCGTCGGGCACGGCGACACGGTCGCGATCGTGCTGCCGAACGGTCCGCAGCACGTCGTCGCGTTCTACGCGGTGCTGCGCCTCGGGGCGATCGTCGTCGAGCACAACCCGCTCTACACGCCGCGTGAGCTGCGTCACCAGTTCGAGGACCACGGCGCCAAGGTCGCCATCGCCTGGAACAAGGTGGTCGACACGATCCAGGCCTTCCCCGACGACGTCGCCGTCGAGCACCTCGTCTCGGTCGACGTCACCCGGGCGATGCCGTTCGCCACGCGGGCCGCCCTGGCCCTGCCGATCAAGAAGGCCCGCGAGTCCCGCGAGCGGCTGACGACGACCGTGTCGGGCACCACCCCGTGGGAGAAGGTCGTCGGCTCGGCGCGCATCAAGGCGAAGCACCCGCGACCGGTCACCGACGACCTCGCGGTCATCCAGTACACGAGCGGCACCACCGGCACGCCCAAGGGCGCCCAGCTGACGCACCACAACCTGCTGTCCAACGCCGCGCAGGCCCAGGCCTGGGTGCCGACGATCGAGCGCGGCACCTGCGTCGTCTACGCCGTGCTGCCGATGTTCCACGCCTACGGCCTCACGCTCTGCCTCACCTTCGCCATGAGCATGGGTGCCCGCCTCGTGCTCTTCCCCGCCTTCGACCCGGCACTCGTGCTCAAGGTGATGAAGAAGCACCCGCCGACCTTCCTGCCCGCCGTACCGCCGATCTACGCGCGCCTGCAGAAGGCCGCGCTCGACGCGGGCGTCTCGCTGAAGGGCGTCGACGTCGCGATCTCGGGCGCGATGCCCCTCTCGGCCGACGTCGTCGAGCCGTGGGAGGCCGAGTCCGGCGGCTGGCTGGTCGAGGGCTACGGGCTGTCCGAGTGCTCGCCCGTGCTCATGGCCAACCCGGTCGGGCCGACGCGTCGCGCGGGCACGGTCGGTCTGCCCCTGCCGGGCACCGAGGTGCGGGTCGTCGACCCCGAGAACCCCACGGTCGACGTGCCGGCCGGCGAACGCGGCGAGCTGATCGTCCGCGGCCCGCAGGTGTTCAGCGGGTACTACCGCAAGCCGAAAGAATCGGGCGAGGTCTTCGTCGACGGCGACTGGTTCCGCACCGGCGACATCGTCACCATCGACGACGACGGCTTCGTCCGCATCGTCGACCGCATCAAAGAGCTGATCATCACGGGCGGGTTCAACGTCTCGCCGTCCGAGGTCGAAGAGGTGCTGACCCGGTTCGAGGGCGTCGCCGAGGCGGCCGTCGTCGGCCTGCCGACCCCCGGCGGCGAGCAGGTGGCCGCCGCCATCGTCACCAAGCCGGGTGCCCACGTCGACGTCGCGGCCCTGCGCTCGTTCGCCCGCAAGCACCTCACGCCCTACAAGGTGCCGCGACGCATCGTCGTCGTGGACGACCTGCCCCGGTCGCTGATCGGCAAGGTCCTGCGGCGCAAGGTGCGCGACTCGCTCGCCGAGCGCTGA
- a CDS encoding DedA family protein: MTSTASVLRASSSSSQDVVADLDGLVGFAARVIDALGEWGVALLTFVETVFPPIPSEIILPLAGFLAGAGSMNIVLLIALSTLGAYLGALVLYGLGAGLGLDRSIRWLAKLPLVDRHDFEQAAGWFERHGRSAVFFGRFIPGVRSLISLPAGAERMPLIVFSLFTIVGSGLWNGLLIGLGAALGTQYELIDQYAKYLDYAVYAAIASVVVFLVVRSVRRRRAGVDDASRDAVDQDVRG; this comes from the coding sequence ATGACCTCGACCGCCTCCGTCCTCCGCGCCTCCTCGTCCTCGAGCCAGGACGTCGTCGCCGACCTCGACGGCCTCGTCGGGTTCGCCGCCCGCGTCATCGACGCCCTCGGCGAATGGGGCGTCGCCCTGCTGACCTTCGTCGAGACGGTGTTCCCCCCGATCCCGAGCGAGATCATCCTGCCGCTGGCCGGCTTCCTCGCCGGCGCCGGGTCGATGAACATCGTGCTGTTGATCGCGCTGAGCACCCTCGGCGCCTACCTGGGCGCTCTGGTGCTCTACGGACTCGGGGCCGGTCTCGGCCTCGACCGCAGCATCCGGTGGCTCGCCAAGCTGCCGCTCGTCGACCGGCACGACTTCGAGCAGGCGGCCGGCTGGTTCGAGCGCCACGGGCGGTCGGCCGTGTTCTTCGGCCGGTTCATCCCGGGCGTCCGCAGCCTCATCTCGCTGCCCGCGGGGGCCGAGCGCATGCCCCTGATCGTCTTCTCGCTCTTCACGATCGTGGGCAGCGGCCTTTGGAACGGCCTGCTGATCGGCCTGGGCGCCGCCCTCGGCACCCAGTACGAGCTCATCGACCAGTACGCGAAGTACCTCGACTACGCGGTGTACGCGGCCATCGCGAGCGTCGTGGTGTTCCTCGTCGTCCGGTCGGTGCGCCGTCGTCGGGCCGGTGTCGACGACGCGTCGCGCGACGCCGTCGATCAGGACGTTCGCGGCTGA
- a CDS encoding SDR family oxidoreductase: MTSTRVAVVTGGSAGLGRATVRELAARGWDVAVLARGQDGLDGAVRDVEAAGRRALGISTDVADRAQVESAADRVEAELGPIDLWVNDAMVGVFGEFLETDPDDFERATAVNYFGFVNGTRAALSRMVPRDRGHVVQVGSALAHRGIPLQASYCGAKHAVQGFTESVTTELIHNKSSVRISTVDMPALNTIQFNWVRSTLPEHPQPVPPIFEPEVGARAIADVADKPRRRTWLGEPTVMTVLGNRFVANFLDVYLAKSGYSGQQAPDKTEPMLPDNLYEPTAGDQGARGIFSDRARSTSPQVWYTRHRALTVGAALGASAAATAAVVGRVTRGRRA, translated from the coding sequence ATGACCAGCACCAGAGTCGCCGTCGTCACCGGAGGGTCCGCCGGCCTCGGCCGGGCCACCGTCCGAGAGCTCGCCGCGCGCGGGTGGGACGTCGCGGTGCTCGCCCGAGGCCAGGACGGGCTGGACGGTGCCGTCCGCGACGTCGAGGCCGCGGGGCGTCGGGCGCTGGGCATCTCCACCGACGTGGCCGATCGGGCCCAGGTCGAGTCGGCCGCCGACCGGGTCGAGGCCGAGCTCGGCCCCATCGACCTGTGGGTCAACGACGCCATGGTCGGCGTCTTCGGCGAGTTCCTCGAGACCGATCCCGACGACTTCGAGCGCGCGACGGCCGTCAACTACTTCGGCTTCGTCAACGGCACCCGTGCGGCGCTGTCGCGCATGGTGCCCCGCGACCGGGGCCACGTCGTCCAGGTCGGCTCGGCCCTCGCGCACCGCGGCATCCCGCTGCAGGCGTCGTACTGCGGCGCGAAGCACGCCGTCCAGGGGTTCACCGAATCGGTCACCACCGAGCTGATCCACAACAAGAGCTCGGTGCGCATCAGCACGGTCGACATGCCGGCGCTCAACACGATCCAGTTCAACTGGGTGCGGTCGACGCTGCCCGAGCACCCCCAACCGGTGCCGCCGATCTTCGAGCCCGAGGTCGGGGCCCGGGCCATCGCCGACGTCGCCGACAAGCCGCGCCGCCGCACCTGGCTCGGCGAGCCGACCGTCATGACGGTCCTCGGCAACCGCTTCGTGGCGAACTTCCTCGACGTCTACCTGGCCAAGAGCGGGTACTCGGGCCAGCAGGCGCCCGACAAGACCGAACCCATGCTGCCGGACAACCTCTACGAGCCCACGGCCGGCGACCAGGGCGCCCGGGGCATCTTCAGCGACCGTGCCCGCAGCACGAGCCCGCAGGTCTGGTACACCCGTCACCGCGCCCTGACCGTCGGCGCCGCACTCGGGGCCTCCGCGGCCGCCACCGCTGCCGTCGTGGGCCGGGTGACCCGGGGGCGTCGGGCATGA
- a CDS encoding SDR family oxidoreductase, whose amino-acid sequence MSKVWFITGASKGFGREWAEAALERGDKVAGTARKIDDVTPLVDAYGDSFLPIQLDVNDRAADVAAVRQAAEHFGRLDVVVNNAGFGHFGMIEEITEDEARAQLETNLFGALWVSQAALPIMREQGSGHIVQVSSIGGISAFPTVGIYHASKWGLEGFSQSLAQEVAGFGIKVTLVEPGGFSTDWSGPSASRSDELEAYAEVREAASKRPSAADPGDPKATRSAILKVVDADEPPLRIFFGKAPLEIATKDYESRLKTWNDWQPVSIEAHGN is encoded by the coding sequence GTGAGCAAGGTCTGGTTCATCACCGGTGCATCCAAGGGCTTCGGCCGCGAGTGGGCCGAGGCGGCCCTCGAACGCGGCGACAAGGTCGCGGGCACCGCACGGAAGATCGACGACGTCACGCCCTTGGTGGACGCGTACGGCGACTCCTTCCTGCCCATCCAGCTCGACGTGAACGACCGTGCGGCAGACGTCGCCGCGGTCCGGCAGGCCGCCGAGCACTTCGGCCGCCTGGACGTCGTCGTGAACAACGCCGGTTTCGGCCACTTCGGCATGATCGAGGAGATCACCGAGGACGAGGCCCGCGCCCAGCTCGAGACGAACCTGTTCGGTGCCCTCTGGGTGTCGCAGGCCGCGCTGCCGATCATGCGCGAGCAGGGCTCGGGCCACATCGTCCAGGTGTCGAGCATCGGCGGCATCAGTGCCTTCCCGACGGTCGGCATCTACCACGCGTCGAAGTGGGGCCTCGAGGGCTTCAGCCAGTCGCTGGCCCAGGAGGTCGCGGGCTTCGGCATCAAGGTGACCCTCGTCGAGCCCGGCGGCTTCTCGACCGACTGGTCCGGCCCGTCCGCCTCGCGCAGCGACGAGCTCGAGGCCTACGCCGAGGTGCGCGAGGCCGCGTCGAAGCGTCCCTCGGCCGCCGATCCCGGTGACCCCAAGGCCACCCGCTCGGCGATCCTCAAGGTCGTCGACGCGGACGAGCCGCCGCTGCGCATCTTCTTCGGCAAGGCACCGCTCGAGATCGCCACGAAGGACTACGAGTCGCGTCTGAAGACGTGGAACGACTGGCAGCCCGTCTCGATCGAGGCGCACGGGAACTGA